The proteins below are encoded in one region of Apium graveolens cultivar Ventura chromosome 4, ASM990537v1, whole genome shotgun sequence:
- the LOC141720903 gene encoding putative ubiquitin-like-specific protease 2B isoform X1, translating into MNFTENNKDDDDKAVSESPRLDSTHEDESVDRVGDGTRSSSDIRNADDSLDETVSDHSFDDWKTVSRDTIVECLPDYIVYRDKYSTDSVVTFSSSCIKIEGYWQAEMFEFQWGVDHIMNIECHWCERLELATVKIIVNSKGTTSTEDIQGHAGIEEFKFAIVEDWYRKQDEIMSLDVYQPLWNIVLSSDMEGDATVLPGQSKMFPSKRYFPSFEDSFEDVIYPKGDPDAVSISKRDVDRLQPDTFVNDTIIDFYIKYLKNKIDPCERQKFHFFNSFFYPKLAEFGKSPSSSLEGRAAFRSVRRWTRKISLFEKDYIFVPVNFNYHWSLIVICHPGEVADFQDLDPRKSLKLPCILHMDSIRGSHSGLKGLIQSYLWEEWKERQADTSEDISSKFSNMRFFSLELPQQQNLYDCGLFLLHYVELFLEGNLINFNPLKMSSFSNFLTANWFQPAEASLKRAYIQRLIYDILDDGSSESSPSAGGDENCTSLYPRSLDENGATLEFLSDKSSFPKVFHESVPCSQAGQGLELTMLQTSFAEGIQHINDSGFASRGPAETPCSQAGQGLELTMLQTSFAESVQPVNDSGLASRGPAETEDAVETFGQAFEQTEPSEELKNAMLPIEEDYGSSKHFHQSLGTIGFEESTTITSEASSAYLSNESREEPSWNPGSDICQNAHMDIGSFKESICASNDPYKSEDVNHSKIGANLSMEVKLDHHQPNFSSHDNLELIVDLRVHSCSDHMLNGNDDTYSKNNGSPPQNCDAQEDGSAACEPMNSMCDASGNFVQQATKRRRMEEGPSSDEVLL; encoded by the exons GTCAGTCGGGATACTATTGTTGAATGTCTCCCTGATTATATTGTATATCGTGATAAATATTCTACAGACTCCGTAGTGACCTTTTCAAGCAGTTGCATCAAGATTGAGGGATATTGGCAAGCTGAAATGTTTGAATTTCAGTGGGGAGTTGATCATATCATGAATATTGAATGTCACTGGTGTGAGAGA CTTGAGCTGGCAACTGTAAAAATTATAGTCAATTCAAAAGGAACAACATCAACCGAAGACATACAGGGCCATGCAG GTATTGAGGAGTTCAAGTTTGCAATTGTTGAAGACTGGTACAGGAAACAGGATGAGATTATGTCTCTGGATGTGTACCAGCCTTTGTGGAATATTGTGCTAAG TTCTGACATGGAGGGGGATGCAACTGTGTTACCTGGTCAGAGTAAAATGTTTCCTTCAAAACGCTATTTTCCTTC TTTCGAGGACTCTTTTGAAGATGTTATCTATCCGAAAGGGGATCCTGATGCTGTGTCAATAAGTAAGAGAGATGTTGATCGGCTACAACCAGATACATTTGTCAATGATACTATTATTGACTTCTATATCAA ATACTTGAAGAATAAAATTGACCCTTGCGAGAGGCAAAAGTTTCACTTTTTCAACAGTTTTTTCTATCCGAAACTGGCTGAATTTGGTAAAAGTCCATCTAGTTCTCTTGAAGGCCGAGCTGCATTTCGGAGTGTTCGTAGGTGGACACGAAAAATCAGTTTATTTGAGAAGGATTACATCTTTGTTCCTGTAAATTTCAA TTACCACTGGAGTCTTATTGTAATATGCCATCCTGGTGAAGTTGCTGACTTTCAAG ATCTAGATCCAAGAAAATCTCTGAAGTTACCGTGCATATTACACATGGATTCAATCCGAGGAAGTCATTCTGGTCTGAAGGGACTTATTCAGAG TTATCTGTGGGAGGAATGGAAGGAGAGGCAAGCGGATACATCTGAAGATATCTCCTCAAAATTCTCAAATATGAGATTTTTCTCACTTGAG CTTCCCCAGCAGCAAAATTTATATGATTGTGGACTTTTCTTGCTTCACTATGTGGAACTCTTTTTGGAAGGGAATCTTATTAATTTCAATCCTCTCAAAATGTCAAGTTTCTCAAATTTC CTCACTGCTAATTGGTTTCAACCTGCTGAGGCTTCTCTTAAGCGAGCCTATATCCAAAGACTTATATATGATATCTTAGATGATGGTTCTTCTGAGTCTTCACCGAGCGCTGGAGGAGATGAGAATTGCACCTCCTTGTATCCCAGATCTCTTGATGAAAATGGAGCTACTTTAGAGTTCCTCTCGGACAAAAGCAGTTTTCCAAAGGTTTTTCATGAGAGTGTACCTTGTTCTCAAGCTGGACAGGGGCTTGAATTAACCATGTTACAAACATCTTTTGCGGAGGGTATTCAACATATTAATGACTCTGGCTTCGCTTCAAGAGGACCTGCTGAGACACCTTGTTCCCAAGCTGGACAGGGCCTTGAATTAACCATGTTACAAACATCTTTTGCGGAGAGTGTTCAACCTGTTAATGACTCTGGCCTTGCTTCAAGAGGACCTGCTGAGACAGAAGATGCTGTAGAAACTTTTGGTCAAGCTTTTGAGCAGACAGAACCTTCCGAGGAGTTGAAGAACGCCATGCTGCCAATAGAG GAAGATTACGGGAGTTCTAAGCATTTCCACCAGTCATTAGGTACTATTGGTTTTGAGGAATCTACCACAATAACTTCTGAAGCATCTAGTGCTTATTTGTCCAATGAGTCAAGAGAAGAACCCTCGTGGAATCCAGGATCTGATATATGTCAGAATGCGCACATGGACATTGGCTCATTTAAAGAATCAATTTGTGCATCTAATGATCCGTATAAATCAGAAGACGTGAATCATAGTAAAATTGGGGCAAATCTTAGTATGGAAGTTAAACTTGATCATCATCAGCCCAATTTCTCGTCACATGATAACTTGGAACTTATTGTGGACTTGCGAGTGCACTCGTGTAGTGATCATATGCTTAATGGCAATGACGACACATACTCCAAAAATAATGGATCACCTCCCCAAAATTGTGATGCTCAAGAAGATGGGTCTGCAGCTTGTGAGCCAATGAATTCCATGTGTGATGCCTCAGGTAACTTTGTGCAGCAGGCTACTAAGAGAAGGAGGATGGAAGAGGGACCAAGTTCAGATGAGGTCTTACTTTAG
- the LOC141720903 gene encoding putative ubiquitin-like-specific protease 2B isoform X3 — MFEFQWGVDHIMNIECHWCERLELATVKIIVNSKGTTSTEDIQGHAGIEEFKFAIVEDWYRKQDEIMSLDVYQPLWNIVLSSDMEGDATVLPGQSKMFPSKRYFPSFEDSFEDVIYPKGDPDAVSISKRDVDRLQPDTFVNDTIIDFYIKYLKNKIDPCERQKFHFFNSFFYPKLAEFGKSPSSSLEGRAAFRSVRRWTRKISLFEKDYIFVPVNFNYHWSLIVICHPGEVADFQDLDPRKSLKLPCILHMDSIRGSHSGLKGLIQSYLWEEWKERQADTSEDISSKFSNMRFFSLELPQQQNLYDCGLFLLHYVELFLEGNLINFNPLKMSSFSNFLTANWFQPAEASLKRAYIQRLIYDILDDGSSESSPSAGGDENCTSLYPRSLDENGATLEFLSDKSSFPKVFHESVPCSQAGQGLELTMLQTSFAEGIQHINDSGFASRGPAETPCSQAGQGLELTMLQTSFAESVQPVNDSGLASRGPAETEDAVETFGQAFEQTEPSEELKNAMLPIEEDYGSSKHFHQSLGTIGFEESTTITSEASSAYLSNESREEPSWNPGSDICQNAHMDIGSFKESICASNDPYKSEDVNHSKIGANLSMEVKLDHHQPNFSSHDNLELIVDLRVHSCSDHMLNGNDDTYSKNNGSPPQNCDAQEDGSAACEPMNSMCDASGNFVQQATKRRRMEEGPSSDEVLL; from the exons ATGTTTGAATTTCAGTGGGGAGTTGATCATATCATGAATATTGAATGTCACTGGTGTGAGAGA CTTGAGCTGGCAACTGTAAAAATTATAGTCAATTCAAAAGGAACAACATCAACCGAAGACATACAGGGCCATGCAG GTATTGAGGAGTTCAAGTTTGCAATTGTTGAAGACTGGTACAGGAAACAGGATGAGATTATGTCTCTGGATGTGTACCAGCCTTTGTGGAATATTGTGCTAAG TTCTGACATGGAGGGGGATGCAACTGTGTTACCTGGTCAGAGTAAAATGTTTCCTTCAAAACGCTATTTTCCTTC TTTCGAGGACTCTTTTGAAGATGTTATCTATCCGAAAGGGGATCCTGATGCTGTGTCAATAAGTAAGAGAGATGTTGATCGGCTACAACCAGATACATTTGTCAATGATACTATTATTGACTTCTATATCAA ATACTTGAAGAATAAAATTGACCCTTGCGAGAGGCAAAAGTTTCACTTTTTCAACAGTTTTTTCTATCCGAAACTGGCTGAATTTGGTAAAAGTCCATCTAGTTCTCTTGAAGGCCGAGCTGCATTTCGGAGTGTTCGTAGGTGGACACGAAAAATCAGTTTATTTGAGAAGGATTACATCTTTGTTCCTGTAAATTTCAA TTACCACTGGAGTCTTATTGTAATATGCCATCCTGGTGAAGTTGCTGACTTTCAAG ATCTAGATCCAAGAAAATCTCTGAAGTTACCGTGCATATTACACATGGATTCAATCCGAGGAAGTCATTCTGGTCTGAAGGGACTTATTCAGAG TTATCTGTGGGAGGAATGGAAGGAGAGGCAAGCGGATACATCTGAAGATATCTCCTCAAAATTCTCAAATATGAGATTTTTCTCACTTGAG CTTCCCCAGCAGCAAAATTTATATGATTGTGGACTTTTCTTGCTTCACTATGTGGAACTCTTTTTGGAAGGGAATCTTATTAATTTCAATCCTCTCAAAATGTCAAGTTTCTCAAATTTC CTCACTGCTAATTGGTTTCAACCTGCTGAGGCTTCTCTTAAGCGAGCCTATATCCAAAGACTTATATATGATATCTTAGATGATGGTTCTTCTGAGTCTTCACCGAGCGCTGGAGGAGATGAGAATTGCACCTCCTTGTATCCCAGATCTCTTGATGAAAATGGAGCTACTTTAGAGTTCCTCTCGGACAAAAGCAGTTTTCCAAAGGTTTTTCATGAGAGTGTACCTTGTTCTCAAGCTGGACAGGGGCTTGAATTAACCATGTTACAAACATCTTTTGCGGAGGGTATTCAACATATTAATGACTCTGGCTTCGCTTCAAGAGGACCTGCTGAGACACCTTGTTCCCAAGCTGGACAGGGCCTTGAATTAACCATGTTACAAACATCTTTTGCGGAGAGTGTTCAACCTGTTAATGACTCTGGCCTTGCTTCAAGAGGACCTGCTGAGACAGAAGATGCTGTAGAAACTTTTGGTCAAGCTTTTGAGCAGACAGAACCTTCCGAGGAGTTGAAGAACGCCATGCTGCCAATAGAG GAAGATTACGGGAGTTCTAAGCATTTCCACCAGTCATTAGGTACTATTGGTTTTGAGGAATCTACCACAATAACTTCTGAAGCATCTAGTGCTTATTTGTCCAATGAGTCAAGAGAAGAACCCTCGTGGAATCCAGGATCTGATATATGTCAGAATGCGCACATGGACATTGGCTCATTTAAAGAATCAATTTGTGCATCTAATGATCCGTATAAATCAGAAGACGTGAATCATAGTAAAATTGGGGCAAATCTTAGTATGGAAGTTAAACTTGATCATCATCAGCCCAATTTCTCGTCACATGATAACTTGGAACTTATTGTGGACTTGCGAGTGCACTCGTGTAGTGATCATATGCTTAATGGCAATGACGACACATACTCCAAAAATAATGGATCACCTCCCCAAAATTGTGATGCTCAAGAAGATGGGTCTGCAGCTTGTGAGCCAATGAATTCCATGTGTGATGCCTCAGGTAACTTTGTGCAGCAGGCTACTAAGAGAAGGAGGATGGAAGAGGGACCAAGTTCAGATGAGGTCTTACTTTAG
- the LOC141720903 gene encoding putative ubiquitin-like-specific protease 2B isoform X2: MSLLIVLVMVLGLLRISEMLMVSRDTIVECLPDYIVYRDKYSTDSVVTFSSSCIKIEGYWQAEMFEFQWGVDHIMNIECHWCERLELATVKIIVNSKGTTSTEDIQGHAGIEEFKFAIVEDWYRKQDEIMSLDVYQPLWNIVLSSDMEGDATVLPGQSKMFPSKRYFPSFEDSFEDVIYPKGDPDAVSISKRDVDRLQPDTFVNDTIIDFYIKYLKNKIDPCERQKFHFFNSFFYPKLAEFGKSPSSSLEGRAAFRSVRRWTRKISLFEKDYIFVPVNFNYHWSLIVICHPGEVADFQDLDPRKSLKLPCILHMDSIRGSHSGLKGLIQSYLWEEWKERQADTSEDISSKFSNMRFFSLELPQQQNLYDCGLFLLHYVELFLEGNLINFNPLKMSSFSNFLTANWFQPAEASLKRAYIQRLIYDILDDGSSESSPSAGGDENCTSLYPRSLDENGATLEFLSDKSSFPKVFHESVPCSQAGQGLELTMLQTSFAEGIQHINDSGFASRGPAETPCSQAGQGLELTMLQTSFAESVQPVNDSGLASRGPAETEDAVETFGQAFEQTEPSEELKNAMLPIEEDYGSSKHFHQSLGTIGFEESTTITSEASSAYLSNESREEPSWNPGSDICQNAHMDIGSFKESICASNDPYKSEDVNHSKIGANLSMEVKLDHHQPNFSSHDNLELIVDLRVHSCSDHMLNGNDDTYSKNNGSPPQNCDAQEDGSAACEPMNSMCDASGNFVQQATKRRRMEEGPSSDEVLL, from the exons GTCAGTCGGGATACTATTGTTGAATGTCTCCCTGATTATATTGTATATCGTGATAAATATTCTACAGACTCCGTAGTGACCTTTTCAAGCAGTTGCATCAAGATTGAGGGATATTGGCAAGCTGAAATGTTTGAATTTCAGTGGGGAGTTGATCATATCATGAATATTGAATGTCACTGGTGTGAGAGA CTTGAGCTGGCAACTGTAAAAATTATAGTCAATTCAAAAGGAACAACATCAACCGAAGACATACAGGGCCATGCAG GTATTGAGGAGTTCAAGTTTGCAATTGTTGAAGACTGGTACAGGAAACAGGATGAGATTATGTCTCTGGATGTGTACCAGCCTTTGTGGAATATTGTGCTAAG TTCTGACATGGAGGGGGATGCAACTGTGTTACCTGGTCAGAGTAAAATGTTTCCTTCAAAACGCTATTTTCCTTC TTTCGAGGACTCTTTTGAAGATGTTATCTATCCGAAAGGGGATCCTGATGCTGTGTCAATAAGTAAGAGAGATGTTGATCGGCTACAACCAGATACATTTGTCAATGATACTATTATTGACTTCTATATCAA ATACTTGAAGAATAAAATTGACCCTTGCGAGAGGCAAAAGTTTCACTTTTTCAACAGTTTTTTCTATCCGAAACTGGCTGAATTTGGTAAAAGTCCATCTAGTTCTCTTGAAGGCCGAGCTGCATTTCGGAGTGTTCGTAGGTGGACACGAAAAATCAGTTTATTTGAGAAGGATTACATCTTTGTTCCTGTAAATTTCAA TTACCACTGGAGTCTTATTGTAATATGCCATCCTGGTGAAGTTGCTGACTTTCAAG ATCTAGATCCAAGAAAATCTCTGAAGTTACCGTGCATATTACACATGGATTCAATCCGAGGAAGTCATTCTGGTCTGAAGGGACTTATTCAGAG TTATCTGTGGGAGGAATGGAAGGAGAGGCAAGCGGATACATCTGAAGATATCTCCTCAAAATTCTCAAATATGAGATTTTTCTCACTTGAG CTTCCCCAGCAGCAAAATTTATATGATTGTGGACTTTTCTTGCTTCACTATGTGGAACTCTTTTTGGAAGGGAATCTTATTAATTTCAATCCTCTCAAAATGTCAAGTTTCTCAAATTTC CTCACTGCTAATTGGTTTCAACCTGCTGAGGCTTCTCTTAAGCGAGCCTATATCCAAAGACTTATATATGATATCTTAGATGATGGTTCTTCTGAGTCTTCACCGAGCGCTGGAGGAGATGAGAATTGCACCTCCTTGTATCCCAGATCTCTTGATGAAAATGGAGCTACTTTAGAGTTCCTCTCGGACAAAAGCAGTTTTCCAAAGGTTTTTCATGAGAGTGTACCTTGTTCTCAAGCTGGACAGGGGCTTGAATTAACCATGTTACAAACATCTTTTGCGGAGGGTATTCAACATATTAATGACTCTGGCTTCGCTTCAAGAGGACCTGCTGAGACACCTTGTTCCCAAGCTGGACAGGGCCTTGAATTAACCATGTTACAAACATCTTTTGCGGAGAGTGTTCAACCTGTTAATGACTCTGGCCTTGCTTCAAGAGGACCTGCTGAGACAGAAGATGCTGTAGAAACTTTTGGTCAAGCTTTTGAGCAGACAGAACCTTCCGAGGAGTTGAAGAACGCCATGCTGCCAATAGAG GAAGATTACGGGAGTTCTAAGCATTTCCACCAGTCATTAGGTACTATTGGTTTTGAGGAATCTACCACAATAACTTCTGAAGCATCTAGTGCTTATTTGTCCAATGAGTCAAGAGAAGAACCCTCGTGGAATCCAGGATCTGATATATGTCAGAATGCGCACATGGACATTGGCTCATTTAAAGAATCAATTTGTGCATCTAATGATCCGTATAAATCAGAAGACGTGAATCATAGTAAAATTGGGGCAAATCTTAGTATGGAAGTTAAACTTGATCATCATCAGCCCAATTTCTCGTCACATGATAACTTGGAACTTATTGTGGACTTGCGAGTGCACTCGTGTAGTGATCATATGCTTAATGGCAATGACGACACATACTCCAAAAATAATGGATCACCTCCCCAAAATTGTGATGCTCAAGAAGATGGGTCTGCAGCTTGTGAGCCAATGAATTCCATGTGTGATGCCTCAGGTAACTTTGTGCAGCAGGCTACTAAGAGAAGGAGGATGGAAGAGGGACCAAGTTCAGATGAGGTCTTACTTTAG